From Haemorhous mexicanus isolate bHaeMex1 chromosome 2, bHaeMex1.pri, whole genome shotgun sequence, the proteins below share one genomic window:
- the HAO2 gene encoding 2-Hydroxyacid oxidase 2, with protein MAMVCLSDFEAYAKKYLPKIAWDYFAAGADDCTTRDENILAYKRIRFRPRMLRDVSVMDIRTKILGSEISFPVGIAPTGFHQLAWPDGEKSTARAARAMDTCYIASTYSTCTLEEISAAAPGGLRWFQLYIHRNRTASQQLVRRAEALGFQGLVLTADLPYTGKRRDDVRNGFRLPPHMKVKNLEGAFEGDDCSEYGLPPNSLDPSVTWNDIYWLRSLTRLPIIIKGILTREDAELAVKHGVQGIIVSNHGGRQLDEGPATIDALVEVVEAVRGRVEVYVDGGIRKGSDVLKALALGAKCVFIGRPALWGLAYKGEEGLQDVLRILQDEFRLSMALAGCASVSEIGQHLVQFSRL; from the exons ATGGCTATGGTGTGTCTTTCTGACTTTGAAGCTTATGCTAAGAAGTATTTACCCAAAATTGCTTGGGATTATTTTGCAGCTGGAGCAGACGACTGTACCACACGAGATGAAAACATCCTGGCATATAAAAG AATTCGTTTCCGGCCACGTATGCTGCGGGACGTATCTGTGATGGACATTAGGACTAAAATCCTGGGTTCTGAAATCAGCTTTCCTGTAGGAATTGCCCCTACAGGCTTCCACCAGCTAGCATGGCCTGATGGAGAGAAAAGCACAGCCAGAG CGGCCAGAGCAATGGACACCTGCTACATTGCCAGCACCTACTCCACCTGCACGCTGGAGGAGATCTCCGCGGCTGCGCCCGGCGGCCTCCGCTGGTTCCAGCTCTACATCCACCGCAACAGGAcagcttcccagcagctggtCCGGCGGGCAGAGGCCTTGGGCTTCCAGGGCCTCGTCCTCACCGCGGATCTGCCCTACACAGGCAAGAGACGCGACGATGTCCGCAATGGTTTCCGCCTTCCTCCCCACATGAAAGTGAAGAACTTGGAAGGAGCCTTTGAG GGAGATGACTGCTCTGAGTACGGACTGCCACCCAACAGCTTGGATCCTTCAGTCACCTGGAATGACATCTACTGGCTGCGGAGCCTGACACGCCTGCCCATCATCATCAAAGGCATCTTGACAAGAGAAgatgcagagctggcagtgaaaCATGGAGTTCAGGGAATTATTGTGTCCAACCATGGTGGAAGGCAACTGGATGAAGGACCTGCCACT ATTGATGCTCTGGTTGAGGTTGTGGAGGCAGTACGAGGCAGAGTGGAAGTTTATGTAGATGGTGGGATTCGAAAAGGAAGCGACGTGTTAAAAgcactggcactgggagcaaaaTGCGTCTTTATTGGAAGACCAGCTTTGTGGGGCCTGGCTTACAAG GGTGAAGAAGGTCTTCAGGATGTCTTGAGAATCCTTCAGGATGAGTTTCGCTTGTCTATGGCCTTAGCTG gctgtgccagcgTCTCAGAGATTGGCCAGCACCTGGTTCAGTTCTCAAGGCTGTGA